Genomic segment of Microbacterium sp. M28:
CCCAGAGCCAGTAGTCGATCGTGTTGACCTCGCTGGCGGTGGTGCAGCCACCGAGCGCAACAGCGGAGAGCACGACGACGGTGCTGGCGGCGGTCTTCTTCATGGTGCGGCGCATGGTGCGGCGTCCTCTCATGATCACTTGAGCCCGCTGAATCCGATGGAGTTGACGATCCGTTTGCCGAACACGGCGAACAGGATCAGCACGGGGACGGCCGAGACGAGGGTCGCCGCCATGAGGCCGGACCAGTCCGGCGCTCCCTGCGGCGACTGCGCCTTGAACGTGCCGAGGCCCACGGTGAGCACCCGGGTGCCCTCATCGGAGACGAGCAGCGGCCAGAAATACTCGTTCCACTGGCCCATGAACGTCAGCAGCGCCAGCGTCGCGAGAGGCGCTGCGGCGTTCGGCAGGACGACCTGCGTGAAGATCCGCCACTGGGATGCCCCGTCGATCATGGCCGCCTCCTCGACCTCGCGCGGCATGTTCAGGAAGAACTGCCGCATGAAGAAGATCGCGAAGGGCGTCATGAAGACGTACGGGAGGATCAGTCCGAACATGGTCCCGAGCAGGCCGAGATTCTTGATCAGCAGGAAGTTCGGCAGCGCTGTGAAGATCGGCGGCACCAGCACCGTCGCGAGGAACAGGCCGAACACGAGATCGCGGTGCTTCCACCGCAGCCGAGCGAACGCGTAGGCCGCCATCGAGCTGAAGAACACCGCCCCCGCCGTGGTCAGCGTGGCGAAGATGACGGAGTTCATCAGGTACTGCCAGAAGTTGATCTCCGCGCCTGATCCGCCCTGCGCGAGCGCCTCCTCGGTGGACTGCAGTCCGAAGACGCGGGCGAAGGCGCCGAGGTTGAAATCGACGGGCAGCAGGCTCGACGAGTTCGCGGCCAGTCCTGAGTTCATCGAGAGCGAGGTCCGAAGCACCCAGTAGAACGGCAGGATGCTGATCGCGATCGCGATGCCCAGGAAGACCCAGCCGATGGCGGAGCCCCAGGTCAGGCGTCGGCGGATGCGCCGCCCCTGGGTGACGATGGTCGTGGTCGTTGTCATGGCCTCTTCCTTACGCTTACGCCAGGTCGGATTCGTTGCCGCGGAGCAGCTTCATCTGCACGAAGGCGATGATGCCGAGGATGATGAACAGGATCATCGCGAGTGCGGATGCGTAGCCGAACTCGAGCTGCGTGAACGCCTTCTCGAAGATGTAGAACTGGATGACGCGGCTCGCGTTGACCGGCCCGCCCTGCGTGGTCACGGCGACGGTGTCGAACACCTGGAACGATCCGGTCACGGTCAGCACGAGCACAAGTGCGAGCACCGGCCGAAGCAACGGCAGCGTGATGCGCCCGAACGTCTGGACCGGGTTGGCCCCGTCGAGGTTCGCGGCTTCGTACACGGTGCGGGGGATGGCCTGCAGGCCGGCGAACAGCAGCAGCGCGGTGTAGCCCATGTGCCGCCAGGTGTTGATCAGCGCCTGGGTCGGGATCGCCCATTCCGGGCTTCCGAAGAACGCCACCCTTGGCAGGCCGAGCCACTCGATCATGTCGTTGACGATGCCGATCTGGTAGTCCAGCATCCAGAACCACAGCAGCGCGGCGATCACGTTCGCCATGAGGTACGGCATGAGCAGCATGCCGCGCACGAGCGTCGACCGGGCGATGTGGTTCATGAGCAGAGCCAGGCCCAGCGCGATGGTGGTCTGCAGCACGATGTTGATGATCACGTACTGGACGGTGACGCCGAGCGCGTTCCAGAAGAGCGGGTCCTGGGCGATGCGCTCGTAGTTCGCCGTGCCGATCCAGGTCGGATCGTCCAGAACGCTGTACTGCGTGAAGCTGAGGTACAGACCGCGGATGGTCGGGACCACGTAGAACAGGATCAACCCGATCAGCGCCGGGGTGATGAACAGGAGAGCGATCTTGAGATCGCTGCGCTTTCGTCGCGTTCTTACTCCCCCGTCACGCGTCGCTCCGCGACGCCCGAGGACGATCGTGCTCGTTGTCATCTTCATACTCCGTCGTTATGCGATGATGAGGTTGCCCGCGAAGTTACACGAGTCACTTCAGGGGCACAAGACCTAATTCTGATCGGCATTTCTGCGCATAGAGTCGCGTTGACACGAGTAACCAATCGTGGAAGACTCTCGCGCATGACTCACCAGACCTTCTCCCTCGGCATCGTCGGCGCGGGCCAGTTCTCCGGCCAGTTCGCGAAGCTGTTCAACGCCCATCCCCTCGTCTCCTCCGTCGTCGTGACCGACGTCCTCCCCGAGCGCGCGAGCGAACTCGTCGAGCGCGAGCACCTCGCCGGCACCGTGGCGAGCTTCGACGACCTGCTCGAATCAGAC
This window contains:
- a CDS encoding carbohydrate ABC transporter permease, whose protein sequence is MTTTTTIVTQGRRIRRRLTWGSAIGWVFLGIAIAISILPFYWVLRTSLSMNSGLAANSSSLLPVDFNLGAFARVFGLQSTEEALAQGGSGAEINFWQYLMNSVIFATLTTAGAVFFSSMAAYAFARLRWKHRDLVFGLFLATVLVPPIFTALPNFLLIKNLGLLGTMFGLILPYVFMTPFAIFFMRQFFLNMPREVEEAAMIDGASQWRIFTQVVLPNAAAPLATLALLTFMGQWNEYFWPLLVSDEGTRVLTVGLGTFKAQSPQGAPDWSGLMAATLVSAVPVLILFAVFGKRIVNSIGFSGLK
- a CDS encoding carbohydrate ABC transporter permease, giving the protein MKMTTSTIVLGRRGATRDGGVRTRRKRSDLKIALLFITPALIGLILFYVVPTIRGLYLSFTQYSVLDDPTWIGTANYERIAQDPLFWNALGVTVQYVIINIVLQTTIALGLALLMNHIARSTLVRGMLLMPYLMANVIAALLWFWMLDYQIGIVNDMIEWLGLPRVAFFGSPEWAIPTQALINTWRHMGYTALLLFAGLQAIPRTVYEAANLDGANPVQTFGRITLPLLRPVLALVLVLTVTGSFQVFDTVAVTTQGGPVNASRVIQFYIFEKAFTQLEFGYASALAMILFIILGIIAFVQMKLLRGNESDLA